In Desulfosediminicola ganghwensis, a single window of DNA contains:
- a CDS encoding GntR family transcriptional regulator gives MESTKSSMKSLKAYEIIRDMILRGEKLPGSRLILYDLEEELNIGRGPIREALMRLDRTGLIKNIPYKGAIVGTPPTEKEIFHIFDLRIDLEAKLAAEAMENITDADILKLEELHVAMQQTPKNHHHLDSNFHFLIYDASNLPHLCNIARTLRGAVESVLNIYRRDKEHSVKFNKEHDLIIEALKNQDREGLKKSIAINIESGLEIIKETYATIVRMPY, from the coding sequence ATGGAAAGCACTAAGTCTTCCATGAAATCACTGAAAGCGTATGAGATTATACGGGACATGATCCTGAGGGGCGAAAAACTGCCAGGTTCCCGTCTTATCTTGTACGATCTTGAAGAGGAACTGAACATAGGGCGTGGTCCAATCAGGGAAGCTTTAATGAGGCTCGATCGAACCGGACTGATAAAAAATATTCCGTATAAAGGCGCTATTGTCGGGACACCTCCCACCGAGAAGGAAATATTTCACATTTTTGATCTGCGAATAGATTTAGAGGCTAAACTTGCTGCTGAAGCAATGGAAAACATAACCGATGCGGATATCCTTAAACTTGAGGAACTCCATGTTGCCATGCAGCAGACCCCCAAGAATCATCACCACCTGGATAGCAATTTTCATTTTCTCATTTATGATGCTTCAAACCTCCCTCACTTATGCAATATTGCCAGGACATTAAGAGGGGCAGTGGAGAGTGTACTCAATATTTATCGACGAGATAAAGAGCACTCCGTGAAATTCAATAAAGAGCATGATTTAATTATCGAAGCCCTAAAAAACCAGGACCGCGAGGGACTTAAAAAGTCTATTGCAATCAATATTGAAAGTGGGCTGGAGATCATCAAAGAAACATATGCCACAATAGTCAGAATGCCTTATTAA
- a CDS encoding DEAD/DEAH box helicase — MSFEHFRFHPSITSNISSCGYTTPTPIQEKTIPPILAGQDVLGLAQTGTGKTAAFVLPILQKLITGSSKKTRAVIIAPTRELAQQIHDTITSMTNGTALRSVVVYGGVGKQPQIKAIRSGVDIIVACPGRLLDLLKEQGISLRDVETFVLDEADHMFDKGFLPDIRRIIKQLPNKRQSLVFSATMPKAIRHLIEEILVDPCTVQIDHALPAATISHTLINVGKAQKTSLLKNLLTRQEMTSTVVFTRTKHKAKNLALQLEKAGLKAASIQGNLSQQSRRRAMDGFRDGTYRILVATDIAARGIDVSGVSHVINYDVPDTAETYTHRTGRTGRAKKSGSAITFADRDDRIIISLIEKNLGKKMNLEQIESFGDVKDNTTNPKGTSAPYRKTSQKRHPARTAPRKSNRSKATSFDFGINSLSS; from the coding sequence ATGAGTTTCGAGCATTTTCGGTTTCACCCTTCCATCACTAGCAACATATCCTCCTGTGGTTACACCACCCCAACACCTATACAAGAAAAAACAATACCGCCGATCCTCGCGGGTCAGGATGTTCTTGGGCTTGCCCAAACCGGTACCGGCAAAACTGCAGCTTTTGTCTTACCGATACTGCAGAAACTGATAACAGGATCATCCAAAAAAACACGGGCAGTAATCATCGCCCCCACACGAGAATTGGCACAACAGATTCATGATACAATCACCAGTATGACAAATGGGACTGCACTTCGCAGTGTCGTCGTATATGGCGGTGTAGGAAAGCAACCCCAAATAAAAGCAATTCGTTCCGGGGTTGACATAATCGTAGCCTGTCCGGGACGTCTTCTTGATCTCCTCAAAGAGCAGGGTATTTCACTTCGGGACGTGGAAACATTTGTTCTTGATGAAGCAGACCATATGTTCGACAAAGGTTTCCTCCCTGATATTCGTCGAATCATCAAGCAGTTACCAAACAAAAGGCAGTCTCTGGTTTTTTCCGCTACTATGCCCAAAGCAATCAGACACCTTATCGAAGAGATTCTGGTAGACCCATGTACCGTTCAGATCGATCACGCATTACCTGCGGCAACGATCTCCCATACCCTCATCAATGTCGGGAAAGCACAGAAGACCTCTCTACTCAAAAATCTGTTGACCAGGCAGGAAATGACGAGCACCGTGGTATTTACCCGAACCAAGCATAAGGCGAAAAATCTTGCATTACAGCTTGAAAAAGCAGGCCTCAAAGCAGCCTCTATCCAGGGTAATCTTTCCCAGCAAAGTCGTCGACGTGCAATGGATGGCTTCCGTGACGGCACCTACAGGATTCTTGTCGCAACAGACATTGCTGCACGTGGAATAGATGTATCCGGCGTTTCCCACGTAATAAACTACGACGTGCCTGATACAGCAGAAACATATACCCACAGAACCGGACGGACTGGGCGTGCTAAAAAAAGCGGTAGTGCCATCACTTTCGCCGACAGAGATGATCGTATAATTATTTCTCTTATCGAAAAAAATCTCGGTAAAAAGATGAATCTTGAACAGATCGAATCTTTCGGTGACGTCAAAGATAATACAACAAACCCAAAGGGTACCTCAGCCCCTTACAGAAAGACTAGCCAGAAAAGGCATCCGGCTCGTACTGCTCCGAGAAAGAGCAATCGAAGCAAGGCTACGTCCTTTGACTTTGGAATCAATAGTCTTTCAAGCTGA
- a CDS encoding DegT/DnrJ/EryC1/StrS family aminotransferase, producing the protein MSEHVFTKDFTKQEPICEEGMGKALDILRTGRLHRYNVNSEEKGDVALLEEEFAAYLGKKYCLACASCGSAMYLALKSLGVRPGDKVLCNAYTLAPVPGAIENAGADIELVEITEDYTIDLDDLESKAGEAKWFMLSHMRGHITNMDRVMEICKTYDLTLIEDCAHTLGASWNGKKSGSFGKVGCFSTQTYKHINSGEGGLLVTDDPEVIARAIFHSGSYMLYERHTARPDRDVFECIKSIVPNYSCRMDNLRAAILRPQLRKLDGQCARWNRRYRILEKGLNDINGISCPRRDPRESYVGSSIQFSLDVEDKETIKTFLQACLDRGVELKWFGNKEPVGFTSVYSSWEYFSEIPSLPRTDRILSTMCDMRVPLTFSEEDCKIILDIIKSVAHTVPL; encoded by the coding sequence ATGTCGGAACACGTATTTACAAAGGATTTCACCAAACAGGAGCCCATTTGTGAGGAAGGGATGGGAAAAGCTCTCGACATTCTCAGGACCGGCAGACTCCACAGGTATAATGTCAATAGCGAAGAAAAAGGTGATGTTGCTCTCCTGGAAGAAGAATTTGCAGCATATCTGGGTAAGAAATACTGTCTTGCCTGCGCATCCTGCGGGAGCGCCATGTATCTGGCTCTGAAATCTCTGGGTGTACGCCCCGGGGATAAAGTTTTGTGCAATGCCTATACCTTAGCCCCCGTTCCGGGAGCAATAGAAAACGCAGGTGCAGACATAGAACTTGTCGAGATAACAGAAGACTACACCATTGACCTTGATGACTTGGAAAGCAAGGCCGGGGAAGCGAAATGGTTTATGCTCTCTCACATGAGGGGGCACATTACAAATATGGACCGGGTTATGGAGATCTGCAAGACCTATGACCTGACCCTCATCGAGGATTGTGCCCATACCCTCGGGGCATCATGGAACGGCAAGAAATCTGGATCGTTTGGCAAGGTAGGCTGCTTTTCCACCCAGACTTATAAACATATCAATTCCGGAGAAGGCGGACTGCTTGTGACCGATGATCCCGAGGTTATTGCCCGGGCTATCTTCCATTCAGGGTCATATATGTTATATGAACGTCACACTGCACGACCGGACAGGGATGTGTTTGAATGCATAAAAAGTATAGTTCCTAACTATTCATGCCGTATGGATAACCTTCGGGCGGCCATACTGCGGCCTCAATTGCGGAAGCTGGATGGGCAATGTGCACGTTGGAACAGGCGCTACCGGATTCTGGAGAAAGGGCTGAATGATATTAATGGAATAAGCTGCCCGAGAAGAGACCCCAGGGAATCGTATGTGGGAAGCTCCATCCAGTTTTCTTTGGATGTCGAAGATAAAGAGACCATAAAAACGTTTCTCCAGGCCTGTTTAGACCGGGGTGTTGAGCTCAAATGGTTCGGCAACAAAGAGCCTGTTGGGTTTACTAGTGTCTATTCAAGCTGGGAGTATTTTAGCGAAATCCCTTCTCTTCCCCGTACAGATCGTATTCTCAGTACTATGTGTGATATGCGTGTTCCGCTTACATTTAGTGAAGAGGATTGTAAAATAATTCTCGACATTATAAAAAGTGTCGCTCATACTGTGCCGCTGTGA
- a CDS encoding cold-shock protein, which yields MVEGTVKWFNDAKGFGFIEQDGGKDVFVHHTAIQAQGFKTLEENARVSFEIVDGPKGPAAANVVQL from the coding sequence ATGGTTGAAGGAACAGTTAAGTGGTTTAACGATGCTAAAGGTTTTGGTTTTATTGAGCAAGATGGCGGCAAAGATGTATTTGTCCACCATACAGCAATTCAGGCTCAAGGCTTCAAGACCCTAGAAGAAAATGCACGCGTGAGCTTCGAGATTGTAGATGGTCCGAAAGGACCAGCCGCAGCGAATGTAGTCCAGCTGTAA